TACCCGGGCCACGGGCGCTCCGCCAGGCTGGGTGACACCACTGGTTGAGAGGCGCTGTCTCCGGAGGGGCCATGCTGagggtgctgggtgctggggtaTGGGCAGCTCTTCCTCTCTCCATGTGCTGCCCGACACCTCTGAGAAGCCGGAGTCCCAGTCCAGGCCGTGCTCTCTGGGACCCCCCAAGGCTTCACTCCTGTCTCCTGTCACCCCTACTTCGTCATCCTCTTCCTCCACACCACAGACCGAGTCCTCTTCCAACGCATCTGAGGCCCTGAGCTGGTGTTTGAGCCGCACGCCTGGGCGGTGTTTGGGGGGTGGCGGAAGGGGACCAGGCATTGGGGGTGAGCCAGTGTCCCGGCCACACAGCTGTGGAAGAAGAGAGGGCAGAAGTGGTAGGAGTAGTGCTGGTCACTCCGGCCTGCCTGGTCAGGCCAGTTCCAAAACAGAAGGCCCAGGAGGGCTGGGCAGGCCTGCAGGCCTCAGCAGCAAGGCCTCTAGCGGGCACCGGGTCGGCATGGGGCGCTGGCACACGAAGCTCGTGTGGCTCCCATCCGCCGACCTGGTGGCAGTCCGGCAGGCTGCAGCACGCAGAGCCGGGCAAGTTGGTACCCGCCACCAGGGCGGGAGGCAGGGTTGTGGGCCTGCATGGGGAAGTAGGTCTCGCTCAGGGCTGGAGGGGTATCCTGTGCCTCTTGAGGGATTCAGCTCCCCAAAGCCCGCagcctctttcagagaaggaaagagcacCTTCTAGGAAGACAAGAGGTACACGCCAAACTGGAATAAGGGGCATCGGTAGTGGCGCCACTACCTTTTTAGTTCCTTAAAACCCCCCTGTTCTGCCCAAGAAGTTTCTCCCCCACAACTTCCTCCGTTGCGCCGGCAGCACGGCCAGCTGGGCGGCTGTTACTTGATGCCCAGCGCAGCTCCCAATCGTCCGAAACCCGACGCGGGCCATCTGGGCCATCTACGCCGCCCCGCCCCCATCCTGTCTTGGATGGGCACTCGGGACAGCTTCCCCCAATCCGAGTGTCGTTCGGGTAGGAAGGCAGCCGAGCACCCCACACAAGTCCTCACGAGCCACGCCCGCCCCCAAGCCTCACCAGTTCCCAGCGCAGCTGGCCCAGGAAACTGTCAAGCCGAGCGCTGTGCATGTCCGTGCCGCAGCCCCCTCCAGGCCTGCCAGTTCCTCTTCGAACTCCAGCGAGAGCGGTGCGGAGAGGGCTCGGCGGGCCGGCCAGCGGCGCCCTTGCCCTCCGCCTGTCTCCGcggctcctccctctccccagctctTGCCGCCGCCGCCACCCCAACATCtggcggccccgccccgcccctggcGCCCCAGCCAATGGGGATGGGGCGGGGCTGGTGTGGCTCCACCCCCGGGGCCCTGCCGGGTGGGCGAGCCTGACGCCCACTACCCACTCCCTAGAAGCAGCTCTTATGGGGAAGGAAGGGCGGGACTGTAGCTGGAAACCTGGCGGGATCCGGCCCGGGAGTCCTCGTAGTCCTGGGCCGTTGACCTGACTCCCAGGACAAGTCGCGACCCTGCGgtagcctcagtttccccattttttcCCAGGGGAAAGTTGTGGTCCCTCCCGCAGGGGTCCCTGGAGCGTACGGGTACCGCGGCTGCACCCTTGAGCGGGTAGATCGGGCCCAATCGTCGGGTTCGGCAGTGCTGTGGCCCACTCGTGGTCCGACCCACTAAATCCGCTCCTGGAGCCGGCCTCCACAGTCCCTGGAAGTCATGGGAGGGGTCCGGACCCTCTGAGGACTCAGGGAGCGCAGAACCTCGCTGCAGCACCGGGCAGGAGCCCGGGCCAAGGCCCAGCCTCCCACTCCCTTGTCTCTCGCCTCGGCCGAGCTAAGCAGGGCTGCCCTCTCGTGGGGATTCCCAACACCCGCATCCTGTCTATCCCGGACTACAGGCAGGCTGAGTGAATGCAGGGGTTTACAGCAGGGGGTTCTTTGACCAAAGGATTAGAGCCTGTTCCCTGAGGTGGCTAGGGCTACGTTCAACGACACAGACTAACTGGAGACAAACTAGATAAGTCAGTAGACAGCAAAATACCAGGGAAGGCCTAGATATTTCTCATGGTGgtagttgggggtggggagcggggacTGAAGAGGTCAGCAAAACCAGGCTCCTAGCCGTTTTAGAAGGGAataaagggttttgtttttggtgtggTGGGGAGCACTAGAGGGCTTTTGAGCAGGGAACAACCTGGGCTGGCTGCTGTTTAGATAATCGCTGCTTTGGAAGAACCACTCTGTAGTCAAGAGTGGAGGCTCCTGCCTCATCCATCAAGGGAAGGGAGGGCCTGGATCTGGGTAGGTCTAGTgcaaacatacctcaacatactTTGAGGTATGTTTTGGAGTTAAAATCAAGCCTTGTTGATACATGAATATGGGAAGACAAAGAGAAGCATGACTCCTAGACTTCCAGGCTGAACCACTGATTGGATGGAACTGGCATGAATCAACCAAGCAAGACTGGAAAAAAgtggtcttggagaagaaaatcaaATGGCCATTTGTGGACATGGGGACAGAGGATGGCAGCGGACAGGAATGAACCCTGGAACACTCCACTGGGTAGAGGTAGGGAAGATGAAGAAGAACCAGCAAAGGAGCTgagcagagggaggtgggaggaaactAAGAGAGCGTGGGCACTTAGGAGCCGAGGGGAGCAAGCGTCAAACACTTGCCGAGGAGGTGAGAATAGAACACAAACTGCTGGACAGTTGGCAGGTCTCTGAGGACCCTGACAAGGGCATTTTTATGGGGAGAGGAACAAGCTCAAACAGTGGGTAGAAAAGAGAGAGGCAAAGAGCTGGAAAAAGCATGTGAAGACAAGCTTTTAAAAACTGGCATATAATTGTAAATAAGATGAATGGACAGCTCTTAACAGTATGGCTCTATACATGTTAAAATCTGCAGACACCTGTGTCACCCAGATCAAGATATAGAATATCACCAGCCACTCGAGGAGGCCACCTTTTGTCCCCTCCAATTGCTATGCCCCAAAGTAAccaccatttttatttctatcaccAAGGATACCTTTTGTCTGTTGAATGTAGACAGATTTTGAGAGATTTTGTTGATGGTTGGGCTCAGATTTCACAGGCAGATAATGTTCTAATGGGGGTGAGCAGCTGGAGTTCAGGCTTTGTGGGGTAGCAGGCCCTGGGCCCACTTTTCCTGGCTGCTGTGTGTGCTCTGTCTTCAAGAACTGCATGACCAAGACTTCCTTGAGCCTTAGTTTCCCTATCTTAAGCTTGGTCTCTCTCCCCTCACATTTCCTTCATGTGGTAGTGATAAACAGGGAAATCCACTGGGAGCAGTGAAAAAACGGAGTTTTCCAGGGCTCTTGATAACCTATAGTGTCCAGAGCTCAGTCACcaggggctgggtggggctggAATCTTGGAGGCCAAGGAGTCCTGTGTTTGAACAACAGACCTGGCAACAGCGTGGCCCTGACAAAACACGTCTGCCCTTCTGGAGTCTCCTCTGCTGTCGTGTCTTCAGGCCACTATGGTGCTGCTCAGGCCCCTGGCACTTCTTCTTGCTCTGGTTGTCTCTGGTGAGGAGCTGGTGGGTGGGGGAATTTCACTTCTCACCCCGAGTCCACAGTGGAGTCTTGCTCCCTCTCAGATAAGCTACCATGGAGAACAGTGGCTGGGGGGAGCCAGGAAAGGGCAAAGATCTGAACCCCTGACTCTCATTCCTTATCTTAGCTGCTTCCTCACCCAAGTTTCCACTGTCACCCTATCCTGGGGACAGTGGGAAAGACGACCTAGACGATGAAATGAGCCGATCCGTGGTTGGATGTGGGGCACAAGGGAAGACTTTGGCTGCTTGTCTCCAAGATGTGGCCAGGCCTCAAGGCAGAAGGGAAGGACTCTGTGTACCTGGTTCCATGAGCATGGGGGTCTCTAGCTTGAATCGTCTCTTTCTCACAGAACTCTACTGCCTGTCCTGGTTCATAGATGTCTCTGAGAGCCAGGGACCTGGAGCCACCCTTCAGTCTTTCTCCTTCAACTGCTCTCCATATATACCAACCCTGGAGTTGCTCCATGTACAGCCACCCACCACCTTCTTTAACCCACCTAGCCTGACCAGGTGGCAGGGGACCTATGTGGGCAAGGTAGGGTCATGGGCACAGCTGGGGACAGTGGGGGAAGGGCAGACTCTAAATTCACAAAGTCAGAGGTGGTGTGAAAGTgatggtgttagtcactcagtcatgtccgactctgcaaccctatggactgtagcctgccaggctcctctggtccatggaattctccaggcaagaatactggagtgggttgccattcccttctccaaggatcttcccgacccagggatcgaacctggtctcctgcactgcaggcagattctttaccatctgagccaccagggaagcccctagaggtGGTGCCGGGGGATGGAGATCCTAGGCCCCACATGGCACTGCCCACCTGCCACAGATGACCTTGAGCAGCTCAGCCCGGCTGGATGCCCTGACAGTGAACCATTATGAGCTGCAGCTGAGGTTCACATGTGGCAACCAAGTGACAGAGGGTCGGCTTTCTGTGAATGTTCAGCGGGACCCTAATCGTGACCAGTGTGCTGGTCGATTTGCCAGCCCAGGTAAGGCCAGAGGCAGCAGGTGGGGGATTGCGGGGGGGCAGGCATGGCCTGAATCTCCCTTACCTCCCCTCTGGCCAGCTGGGGAAATTATTCAGGTTCGAGAAACTGTCACACCTAGGACCCCGCTGTACACTCTGCTGCTCCCAGGCCAGGGAGCCCAGGTGAGGCCTGCATGTGGGCAGTGGTGGAGGGGGTAGgatggagggagatgggaagaccaAGGCCAGCCCCTGCCTGGCCAAGAATAGTCTGCAGAAGGACTCTTGAGTCTATAACGGAGCCTCTGTGGGATACATGTTCTTGGAGAGAGCCACTGAGGGCTTCCCAACCCGCAGTGACTATGGCTGTTCCCATAGGGACTTCTCAGGGGTTGAGTTCTTCTTTAAAGTTCTTGTGTTCTaaattctccaaaaaaaaaaaaaaaaaaaaccaaatcatTTTTACAATCcccaaaagaaatgtattttaaaaactgaatagtttaaaagcagagatgatTTTGgatcagggacaggggagcccaggcTAGAGTAAGTGGCAGTGGCAGTGGCAGAGTACAGGAGATTTGAAAGTGGGCAGATACCTGTTAGGTTCTTTGGGGATTTTGACAGGGTTGCTTGGGGGCACTGTGGTAGGGAAGAGGGCCTCCAGCATCTCTTTCCTGTCAGATGAACATCACTAGTGCCCAGGACCCTCCATACTTCCCTGGACCTTTCTCCATCGATGGGCAGGGTCAGCTGTGGGCACCATCCCAGGGACTCAAAGGCCAGGCTCAAAAGGTGAGCACGACTGGGGACCTGGCAATATCCATGAACTGGGCATAAAATGGACAGAACCATTACCTCATGGAGGATTGTTTGTTTCTGGCCTCATCAATCATGCTGCCTTTCCCAGACATAGCCCATACCTGCTGCCCCAGGCTGGCTGTCCTCCCACCTTGGCTTGGTTCTGTGCTGGGCTCTGGAGCTCTAGAAAGAAGAGGGATCCCTGGCTCCAGGAGCCCACAGTGCCCCTTACAGAAAGGAGAAAGTTCTGAGCAGTCACATAGGAAGTGAAAACTCTGAGTACAGCGGTGTGTGTAGTCTGAAGGAGACTAGAGAAGTTCCTTCTTTAAAGCTTCCAAATCTTAGTGACTGGCTCTTGGCAACTCTATGATGCTAATTTATGTTGTGAATGATTCAGATATTACTCATTTGGGGGCTGTGTGCATCCAAAGAGAAGGACTTATGACCCAGAAGAGTAAGACACAAATGAATATCTGTCAGTAGAGTGATAGGTCATGGGGAGGAGTGAGTGTGGGGCTCCTTATAGAGGTCCTGAGGGGGGCTGGGCACACACATACAGGTAGACACACATCGTGGTTCCCTTCTTGTTTTGTGTGCATGGCAGGTCTTCCAGCTTCAGATCCTAGTGACCTTTGGACAAGGCCGAAGCTGCCGTGGGATGCTGACGGTGAAAGTTTTGCCTGTTTCCTCTAGCCAAGTCTCTTTCCCGTAAGGCTTCCCTACCCTGGCGACAGTGGGAAAGAAAGGACCCAGCCCCAGGGACTCGGGAGTAGGGTTAAGGTGTAGGGCTGCGGGAGCATCCCCAGCTGGCTACTGTACCAAGGAAGACCCAAGGGAGGGGCCTGCAGACCCTGCCGGGAGCAGGTAGGAGCCAGTGCTCCCATTTTGGTCCAGGCAGCAAGCCCAGAACATCACCATTCCCGAAAACCTGGTTCCCGGAAGTAAGGTGGCTCAGGTCCACGCCCGGGGCTTCGACGTGCGCTATGAAATCGTCTCCCCGGTGCCCTGCCGGCTCTTCTCCATAGCACGCGGTGAGGGGCGTGGAGGGCGGGTAAGGGGATGCCTCTGCGGCTGGTCTAGAAGTGACCCGCAACGCCTGGAGCCAAGGCAGAACCTGGGGCGAGGTCGCGTTTGGGGGCCCAGAGTTAGAGAGGAGCCTTGGAGGCGGTGGCCAGGTGGTCAGTCTCTGCGCCCTGAGAGGTGGGCGtggagaggtgggagggtgggaacGGGACTGACCTGGGGGCGGGGCCGAACTCTGCGTCTGGCGCCCTGCCACCCCTCCCAGTTGACGGCGTGGTCCGGACCACCGCGCCCCTGGAGCTGGCGCAAGCCCCGGACGCCGCGGTCACTAGGCTGCGGGTGAAGGCCTTCGAGCGACTCCGGCCATGGGACAGCGCCGAGCTTGATTTCCAGGTGGACGTGCAGTCGGTCAACCGCTGGCCCCCGCGCTGCCTCCCAGCGCTGCTGGCGTGAGTATTTGGGAGTCTAACCTTGGCTGTTGGGTGAGAGCCAGGGTTCGCAGCCCAGCCCCAGCTCCCGCCCTGCCGCCCGCCCTCTGCTCCCAGGACTCAGATCCCCGAGACCACGCCTGTGGGCACCTTCGTGAATACCTTCACTTGCACTGACCCGGACTCTCCTGGCTCCACCCTGGACTACCAACTGCTGTTCCACAGCCCTGCCAGCGCTTCCAGCCTCTGCCTGCGAGACGGAGTCCTGGAGGTACCCAGGCCCCGCCCTTAGACCCACGTGTAGAGTGCTTGGACAGGAAGGGGGTGGCCCAACGGCCCCGTGGGAGTGGAGACCATGAGGGCGAAGGATATGGTGTTGCAGCCAACCCGCTTTACCCGAGGGTTAGGGTAGGGTCTGTGAGAATAACCTGGCTGGAGGCAGCCCAGTGGGCTCAAGGCTCTCCTAGGCCTTGGCTGCGCCTCACTCTCCTGTCCCTCTGGTTAGGTGAATGACACGCTGGACTGTGACGCTCCTGGCGCCTGCTTGCAGCATACAGCCTCCATTCTGGTGCTTGACAGTGGTCAGCCTCCGATGACCAGTGAGTGACCACGCCCAGGCCTGGACATTCAGGACAGGGCTCCTCTGTGCCCCTCTTCCTGTCTTCAGGGTGGCGTCATCTCTCTCGGAAACCAATAGGGCAGGGTTGTGTCCACTAAAGACCCCTGAGTGAGCTACTGCCCACCTCCCTCCAGAGCCTCTCCCTCCTCTGACCCCCAGGGCAGGGCCGAGCCAACCAGGCCAGCTCCCTGACTTTCAAATGGCTTCCAGCTGAGGTGCCTGTGCTGGTGATGGTGACACCTGTCAACGAGTTCTCCCCAACCTGTGTCTCACGCACATTCCGGGTTCGTGAGGATGCAAGGCCCCACACCCTGCTGGGCTCTGTGATGGGCACAGACCTGGATTACCCCCACGACAGCATTGAGTACTCCATCTCTGGCGGGTCCGCCCCCTTTGCTGTGGACAGTCTCAATGGTACTCCCACCCCAGGGCTGGGTGGAGAGGGTGGAGCCAGGGTTGACTCTGCAAGCTGAGGCTGTGGCCCCCTCTTCTAGGGGAGGTTCACCTCCTGGGACCTTTGGACTATGAAATGCAGAAGTCGTACAGGCTCACTGTCCTGCTGACTGACCACAGCCAAGACCAGGACCCCACCTGCCACCGTTCAGGCTCCTGTACCATCACCATTGAGGTTGAGGTAAATGAGCCCTGAAGCTTCAGAAATAATTGGAAAGAGTTCCTCTCCTCCCTTGGGCGCTctgcttttcctctctgcttcagtttcctctgacttccctggtggctcagacggtaaagcatctgcctacaatgtgggagacctgggtttgatccgtgggtggggaagatcccctggagaaggaaatggcaacccactccagtactcttgcctggaaaatcccatggacatagtccacagggttgcaaagagtcggacatgactgaatgacttcactttcagtttcctgTACTGGTTGGCTGGAGAGGGTTGGGGCCTTGTTATGCAAAGTTCTGGAAACTGTTGGCCAA
This region of Bos indicus isolate NIAB-ARS_2022 breed Sahiwal x Tharparkar chromosome 22, NIAB-ARS_B.indTharparkar_mat_pri_1.0, whole genome shotgun sequence genomic DNA includes:
- the CDHR4 gene encoding cadherin-related family member 4 isoform X14, which translates into the protein MVLLRPLALLLALVVSELYCLSWFIDVSESQGPGATLQSFSFNCSPYIPTLELLHVQPPTTFFNPPSLTRWQGTYVGKMTLSSSARLDALTVNHYELQLRFTCGNQVTEGRLSVNVQRDPNRDQCAGRFASPAGEIIQVRETVTPRTPLYTLLLPGQGAQMNITSAQDPPYFPGPFSIDGQGQLWAPSQGLKGQAQKVFQLQILVTFGQGRSCRGMLTVKVLPVSSSQVSFPQQAQNITIPENLVPGSKVAQVHARGFDVRYEIVSPVPCRLFSIARVDGVVRTTAPLELAQAPDAAVTRLRVKAFERLRPWDSAELDFQVDVQSVNRWPPRCLPALLATQIPETTPVGTFVNTFTCTDPDSPGSTLDYQLLFHSPASASSLCLRDGVLEVNDTLDCDAPGACLQHTASILVLDSGQPPMTRQGRANQASSLTFKWLPAEVPVLVMVTPVNEFSPTCVSRTFRVREDARPHTLLGSVMGTDLDYPHDSIEYSISGGSAPFAVDSLNGEVHLLGPLDYEMQKSYRLTVLLTDHSQDQDPTCHRSGSCTITIEVEQDVNDHAPECEPPFQELTVYAHLGRSLEVPSRMTPLLVTDTEVFWQPEPWFVVVLTVTSALLLLGLGWFLSWLLRGLTQVLQTSSKPTQALLLNSIQGTKGSIEGFVEAPRMETPQAPSSVMSLHHFDGRAQDSREFPFFQTILHLGPLSLQTSSQYLCLPPDIHYLLFP
- the CDHR4 gene encoding cadherin-related family member 4 isoform X2, translated to MVLLRPLALLLALVVSELYCLSWFIDVSESQGPGATLQSFSFNCSPYIPTLELLHVQPPTTFFNPPSLTRWQGTYVGKMTLSSSARLDALTVNHYELQLRFTCGNQVTEGRLSVNVQRDPNRDQCAGRFASPAGEIIQVRETVTPRTPLYTLLLPGQGAQMNITSAQDPPYFPGPFSIDGQGQLWAPSQGLKGQAQKVFQLQILVTFGQGRSCRGMLTVKVLPVSSSQVSFPQQAQNITIPENLVPGSKVAQVHARGFDVRYEIVSPVPCRLFSIARVDGVVRTTAPLELAQAPDAAVTRLRVKAFERLRPWDSAELDFQVDVQSVNRWPPRCLPALLATQIPETTPVGTFVNTFTCTDPDSPGSTLDYQLLFHSPASASSLCLRDGVLEVNDTLDCDAPGACLQHTASILVLDSGQPPMTRQGRANQASSLTFKWLPAEVPVLVMVTPVNEFSPTCVSRTFRVREDARPHTLLGSVMGTDLDYPHDSIEYSISGGSAPFAVDSLNGEVHLLGPLDYEMQKSYRLTVLLTDHSQDQDPTCHRSGSCTITIEVEDVNDHAPECEPPFQELTVYAHLGRSLEVTTVSCRVAQEPQRLAFSYRIVGGNSQSRFSLQGAVLVHNDLMLGPPWPEQSHTYELLIRVADAGPSTPHLSTTATVIVHIVPWRASTGATSIHRTTVPSRMTPLLVTDTEVFWQPEPWFVVVLTVTSALLLLGLGWFLSWLLRGLTQVLQTSSKPTQALLLNSIQGTKGSIEGFVEAPRMETPQAPSSVMSLHHFDGRAQDSREFPFFQTILHLGPLSLQTSSQYLCLPPDIHYLLFP
- the CDHR4 gene encoding cadherin-related family member 4 isoform X3 yields the protein MVLLRPLALLLALVVSELYCLSWFIDVSESQGPGATLQSFSFNCSPYIPTLELLHVQPPTTFFNPPSLTRWQGTYVGKMTLSSSARLDALTVNHYELQLRFTCGNQVTEGRLSVNVQRDPNRDQCAGRFASPAGEIIQVRETVTPRTPLYTLLLPGQGAQMNITSAQDPPYFPGPFSIDGQGQLWAPSQGLKGQAQKVFQLQILVTFGQGRSCRGMLTVKVLPVSSSQVSFPQQAQNITIPENLVPGSKVAQVHARGFDVRYEIVSPVPCRLFSIARVDGVVRTTAPLELAQAPDAAVTRLRVKAFERLRPWDSAELDFQVDVQSVNRWPPRCLPALLATQIPETTPVGTFVNTFTCTDPDSPGSTLDYQLLFHSPASASSLCLRDGVLEVNDTLDCDAPGACLQHTASILVLDSGQPPMTRQGRANQASSLTFKWLPAEVPVLVMVTPVNEFSPTCVSRTFRVREDARPHTLLGSVMGTDLDYPHDSIEYSISGEVHLLGPLDYEMQKSYRLTVLLTDHSQDQDPTCHRSGSCTITIEVEQDVNDHAPECEPPFQELTVYAHLGRSLEVTTVSCRVAQEPQRLAFSYRIVGGNSQSRFSLQGAVLVHNDLMLGPPWPEQSHTYELLIRVADAGPSTPHLSTTATVIVHIVPWRASTGATSIHRTTVPSRMTPLLVTDTEVFWQPEPWFVVVLTVTSALLLLGLGWFLSWLLRGLTQVLQTSSKPTQALLLNSIQGTKGSIEGFVEAPRMETPQAPSSVMSLHHFDGRAQDSREFPFFQTILHLGPLSLQTSSQYLCLPPDIHYLLFP
- the CDHR4 gene encoding cadherin-related family member 4 isoform X4 — encoded protein: MVLLRPLALLLALVVSELYCLSWFIDVSESQGPGATLQSFSFNCSPYIPTLELLHVQPPTTFFNPPSLTRWQGTYVGKMTLSSSARLDALTVNHYELQLRFTCGNQVTEGRLSVNVQRDPNRDQCAGRFASPAGEIIQVRETVTPRTPLYTLLLPGQGAQMNITSAQDPPYFPGPFSIDGQGQLWAPSQGLKGQAQKVFQLQILVTFGQGRSCRGMLTVKVLPVSSSQVSFPQQAQNITIPENLVPGSKVAQVHARGFDVRYEIVSPVPCRLFSIARVDGVVRTTAPLELAQAPDAAVTRLRVKAFERLRPWDSAELDFQVDVQSVNRWPPRCLPALLATQIPETTPVGTFVNTFTCTDPDSPGSTLDYQLLFHSPASASSLCLRDGVLEVNDTLDCDAPGACLQHTASILVLDSGQPPMTRQGRANQASSLTFKWLPAEVPVLVMVTPVNEFSPTCVSRTFRVREDARPHTLLGSVMGTDLDYPHDSIEYSISGEVHLLGPLDYEMQKSYRLTVLLTDHSQDQDPTCHRSGSCTITIEVEDVNDHAPECEPPFQELTVYAHLGRSLEVTTVSCRVAQEPQRLAFSYRIVGGNSQSRFSLQGAVLVHNDLMLGPPWPEQSHTYELLIRVADAGPSTPHLSTTATVIVHIVPWRASTGATSIHRTTVPSRMTPLLVTDTEVFWQPEPWFVVVLTVTSALLLLGLGWFLSWLLRGLTQVLQTSSKPTQALLLNSIQGTKGSIEGFVEAPRMETPQAPSSVMSLHHFDGRAQDSREFPFFQTILHLGPLSLQTSSQYLCLPPDIHYLLFP